A region of the Pseudarthrobacter oxydans genome:
GCATCACCGTTGAAGTTGTATTCCCATACGTGGTCCAGGATCTGGGACTTGGACAGCACCCGGTTGGGGTTGAGCATGAGGTACCGGAGCAGCTTGAACTCGGTGGGGGAGAGCTCGATCACCGTGCCGCCGCGCCGCACTTCGTGGGCGTCGTCGTCGAGCTCCAGGTCGTCGACGCGGATGACGGCGTCGTCATCCAGCAGCGGCTGCGTCCGGCGCAGGACGGCGCGGATACGGGCCACCACCTCGTCAAGGCTGAACGGCTTGGTGACGTAGTCATCCCCGCCGACGGTGAGGCCTGTGACCTTGTCCTCGGTATCGTCCTTCGCGGTCAGGAACAGTACCGGGAAGTGCTTGCCCGAGGCCCGGAGGCGGCGGGTGACGGTGAAGCCGTCCATGTCCGGAAGCATGACATCCAGCACGGCCAGGTCCGGGGCATGGGTTTCGGCAGCCGCCAGGGCGTCCCGGCCGTTCGCGGCCGAGACAACCTCGAAGCCGGCAAACCTTAGCGAGGTGGACAGCAGCTCGCGGATGTTGGGTTCATCGTCAACAACAAGGAGCTTTGCCTCGGGACCGTTCTTGTTCATGCTCCCATTCTGCTCCCAGAGTCTGTGAGTTTTCTGGATGCATGGTGAATGTTGCATGGGCGTCCGCGGCGCGCAGTAAAGTTGGTGGCGCCGCCAGGGTCCCCTGCACGGGAGTGCGGAGGACCCTGGCTTTGGGAATCACTTCAAAGTGATCAGCTGGTCAGGTGCCAGATTTCCCTGTCTACTGCGGGATGTCCACATTCGCGGGGTGACCGCCGTAGCTCTTGTCGTCATACGCAGCGCCGCCCAGGCTGCAAAGCTGGGCGGCCGTGGTGCCTGAGGGAGCCGTGGCCAGCGAGTCCTTGTTGACGCCATCAACCGTGACCTGGCTTGAGTACAGCGAGTTGTCGGCTTCCTTGCAGACGAGCACGATGATCTTGAAGTCGCGCGGGTCTACAAAGGTCAGGCTGACGTTCGTGCCCCCCACGACGGTCACTGCTTGGGGCACTGCCGTGTCGTGCCCCGTTGGTGTGGTGGTCTCAACTACCCAGTAATTGCCTTGGAGAACCTGGCTGAACGAGCACTTGCCGTCGGCGCCGGTGGTGCAGGTTGTGGCGGGGGTTACGGCCAGGTCTGTTGCCGGATCAAAGGTTCCGCCGACAGGTGCGGCATCGTTGTAGAGCGTGAAGACGGCACCGGCCAGTGGGGAGGCCGGCGAGTCGTCGTCGGTCTTCAGCACGTTAATGTCGGCGCACTTGGACGTGGCGACGGATATCGGGGCGATGAAGTCCTTCAGAGCCGCTGTAAATGAATCTGAGGAGCGGCTCTTCAAGTACGCACTGCTGAACGGCAGGCAAGGGTCCGTGCCGACGATACCGGCAGCGGTCAGGTTGATGGCTGCTTCGCCGAAGGTCCGGACACTCAGATCTCTCGGAGCGTTGGGTGCGATGGGGTCCGTAACCACAGCGGTGTTGATTGAACCCTCGAAAGTTCCGGTCAATGGCTGGACTTTGCCCCAGCAGGGGGTCGCGTTGGCTGCCTCGCAGAGCGTCCGGGCACCGGTGGTGATCCACCGGTGGAATCCAAGAATCGGATTCACGCCGCCTTGGGACAGGTCATATTTGATCAGGACATCGCCGGCCGTACGGACGGGGGTCACACCGTTGGAGGACAGCACAGACGACTGGTTGAATTCGAAGTCCATGTTGGTAGTGCCATTTGGTTCCTGGACCCGCTCCCACGCGAGGTATGCGTACGTGCTGCCGTTGGATTCTTCCACGAACTTGGCGTAGAAGCGTGTCAGGTCGCTCTTGTTGTTGGGGATGGATCCGTCGACGACGGACGGTACTGCGGTGTCTTCCTTCGTGCCTGTACCGAATGAATTGTCTGTCTGGCCGGTTGGAAGATCGAGACCGCAACCACCGGTCAACGTTGAACAATCAATGCCGATGTTCGCCCAGTCTTTGATGTCGCCTGTGTCGACGACCAGGTTGCCGTCCTGAGCGTTTAGTTGGGCTCCGGAGAGCGTGGCCTGAGCCGACGTGACTCCGGTAAGGATCAAAGCCAGACAAGCCATGCCTGCGCCCAAGCGGGCGCGCGTTATATTCTCCATTGAATTACTCACTTCTGGGAGTGGCGGATGGTGTGACGGTCGGCGCGGACCTGTGGTCCGGCACCGGGAGGTCCCCCAGCATCCCTCTCCAAGAATCTGATCGGATGGCGCCCGCGCGTCGGGTGCCCGCCGGCTACTCCGGTGGTCGCGTCTTTGCGGCACGGAGCGGGCAGGCAGCACGGAGCCAAGTGTTATAGCTTGGGGGTGCGCGGGTGGATCGGCTGGGGCGACTGCGCATGCACGCGTCCTCATACACGGGGAAAGCCATGAGGCTTCGCCCATCCTGATCTGAGTTCAGGACCTTTTACCAATGTGTAACCCAGCGCTCTGAGCGTAGCCCGGGGATAACGGGATGACAACGTCCGGAAGAGATATTGACCAAATATTGCCCGAGGGTTCATCAAAGCTGACATGCGGCTCCACGCTGCGATCCCGTCCATGGAGGCGGGCACCTACCTGTGCGAGCCGTTGGGGACCGCGAGGTTCTCGGTCTAGCCGGTGAACACGTCCGTGGCGGTCAGGGTCCCGGGCGAACTCCCCCGCGGGCACGCCTTCCATTACCGCTACGCCCTCGCCGCAGCGAAGACACGGGCATATTGGAAGCAGAAACCACGGGCATCGGAAGCATTCAGCCACGCGAGCCGGTGCGGCACGGACAACACGTTTGCGGGCATCCCGTGACATACCCGGTAGGTGGCGACTTAGGCCCCGGCGGGATTCTGTTCCACATCCTTGGCATCCATGATCCGGTAGGCATAGCCCTGTTCCGCCAGGAACCGCTGGCGCTTCGCCGCGAATTCCTGGTCCAGGGTGTCCCGGGCAACGAGCGAATAGAAACGCGCCGCCCTGCCGTCCTTCTTGGGCCGCAGGAGCCGGCCCAGGCGCTGCGCCTCCTCCTGCCGCGAGCCGAACGAACCCGATACCTGGATGGCCACCGATGCTTCCGGAAGGTCGATGGAGAAGTTGGCCACCTTGGAAACCACGAGCGTCTGGATGTCCCCGGCCCGGAAGTCGTCAAAAAGCTTCTGGCGTACCTTCACGGAGGTGTCGCCCTTGATCACCGGCGCCTGCAGGCGCTCGCCGAGGTCATCGAGCTGGTCGATGTACTGGCCGATGACCAGCAGCTGTTCACCGGCATGCCGGGCCACCAGCTGTTCCACTACGTGCGTCTTGGACTCGGAGGTGGCGCAAAGCCGGTACTTGTCCGCATCATCGGCCATGGCATAGGCAACCCGTTCGTCCTTGGGCAGGTCGACCCGGACTTCCACACAGTCTGCCGGCGCGATGTAGCCCTGGGACTCAATGTCCTTCCAGGGGGCGTCGTACCGCTTGGGCCCGATAAGGCTGAAC
Encoded here:
- a CDS encoding response regulator transcription factor, translated to MNKNGPEAKLLVVDDEPNIRELLSTSLRFAGFEVVSAANGRDALAAAETHAPDLAVLDVMLPDMDGFTVTRRLRASGKHFPVLFLTAKDDTEDKVTGLTVGGDDYVTKPFSLDEVVARIRAVLRRTQPLLDDDAVIRVDDLELDDDAHEVRRGGTVIELSPTEFKLLRYLMLNPNRVLSKSQILDHVWEYNFNGDASIVESYISYLRRKVDIDPDAPALIQTKRGVGYVLRTAEKR
- a CDS encoding prealbumin-like fold domain-containing protein, producing MACLALILTGVTSAQATLSGAQLNAQDGNLVVDTGDIKDWANIGIDCSTLTGGCGLDLPTGQTDNSFGTGTKEDTAVPSVVDGSIPNNKSDLTRFYAKFVEESNGSTYAYLAWERVQEPNGTTNMDFEFNQSSVLSSNGVTPVRTAGDVLIKYDLSQGGVNPILGFHRWITTGARTLCEAANATPCWGKVQPLTGTFEGSINTAVVTDPIAPNAPRDLSVRTFGEAAINLTAAGIVGTDPCLPFSSAYLKSRSSDSFTAALKDFIAPISVATSKCADINVLKTDDDSPASPLAGAVFTLYNDAAPVGGTFDPATDLAVTPATTCTTGADGKCSFSQVLQGNYWVVETTTPTGHDTAVPQAVTVVGGTNVSLTFVDPRDFKIIVLVCKEADNSLYSSQVTVDGVNKDSLATAPSGTTAAQLCSLGGAAYDDKSYGGHPANVDIPQ